The genomic stretch GGGCTTCCTGATAAATATCTGGTGGAACTCCATGGGAACGGATAATTAAAGTATCACCGGCTTCGGTTTCCTTCACTTCCCCGACAACCCGCACTCCTTGCTTTTCCATCTTCTCCACTACTTGTTTATTGTGTATCAATGGTCCTAAGGAAGCGGTGCTCGAAGAAAGAACAGTTCTTTCTGCCATATCTAAAGCTCGTTTAACACCAAAGCAAAATCCGGCTTTTTCTGCCCGGATAATTTTCAAGTTTGCCCCTCCTTAACTTGCATTACGCTTAAAATTCGCTATAATTTCCGAAATTCCTTCATCAGAATTAAATTGCCCTCTCTTAGAAAAATAATGCATTGTTCGATTAAGAGCAAATAATTTACACTGTCAAATGATCAATCGCTTTCATAATTTGGTCCGCCGCCCATTCTCGGCGGTTTTCTACCCCTTCAGGGGCTTTAAGTTGTTCAGGACTGATAGGAGTCCCGACGATAACTTCAATCTGACCCCATCCCCGGGTTAAGAGGTTTTGCGTGCCATTCACACGCATAGGTACAATGGGTGCCTGACTTTTTTCCATCAATAAAACCATACCTGAAAATCCTTTTTGCAATTCACCGGACTTCGAGCGTGTACCTTCAGGAAACAGACCCAAGACTTTCCCTTCCTTAAGAACCTTCAACGAATTCCGGATGGCACTTGTATCACCTTGGCCTCTCTTCACGGGAAAAGCGCCAAGGCTTTGAAAGATTCTTCCTAAAAGCACGTTCGAAAACAATTCTTCCTTAGCCATAAAAGAAACCTCCAGCGGTACGCTACAGGCAGCCACAACCGGATCCCATACACTGACATGATTGCTTACCAAGATCGCAGGCCCGTTCTTCGGAAAGTTTTCTACCCCGTGGACTTTCCAACCCATGACTCGAAACTGCAAACGAAACACTTTTTTTAAAAAACTATATAGGCTCATTGTCCTATCGCCTCACTTCATTGCGCTTTGACAGCCTCAATTGTTTATTAAGCTGATAATACGTTCGATAATCTCCTCCACACCCAAGCCCGTCGTGTCGAGCATAATGGCATCGGCGGCCGGAACCAAGGGTGAGACTTCTCGCTGTTGATCAGTTTGGTCACGGATCTGCATATCCTGATGGACTTCTTCAAAGGAAACCATTTTCCCTGCTTTCTGCAGTTCAAGCCAACGGCGTTTTGCTCTTTCTTCTGAGGTAGCCGTTAAGAAGATTTTAAGATTCGCTTCCGGTAAGACATAGGTTCCTATATCTCTCCCATCCATCACGACAGCTCCCCGGAGAGCTTCCCGTCGTTGTAAGTCCACTAATCTTTCTCTGACACCGGCATAGGCGGCAATGACCGATACATTGCGAGAAACCTCAGGGGTCCGGAGAGCTTCCGTTATATCTTGTCCATCGCAATACACTCTTCTAGCTTCCGTATGATCAAGTGTGATATCGCTTTGCCAGGCCATATCTACAATTGCGCTTTCTTGATCTAAGGGGATATTTAAACTCAAAGCTTTATGAGTAATAGCCCTATACATTGCTCCAGTATCTACATAAAAAAGTCCTAACCGTTTAGCAATCCCCTTAGCAATCGTGCTTTTACCCGCACCTGCCGGACCATCGATAGCAACCTGAAGATTATCTTTCACTATTCACACCCTCGATTTTCAATCTATTAAGAACGACATTTTATTATAGCACAAGGTCTTAAACCCTCACAATCCATTGCGGGATTTACAGTATCTAGATACTTCTAAAAACCTCCCGCTAAAGCGGCGAGAAGTAAGGCAACACTATTGTTTAGGGCATGAAGGGCCACGGAAGGTTTAATCGAGTTATACTTCATGACCAGAAAAGCCAAAACCATCCCTAAGATAAAACGAGGAATAAATCCATAAGACTGAAGATGCAATCCAGAAAAAATGGCTGCACTTATCGCGGCAGCTGTCCACTTGCCCATATAGGTATTCAGGCTTCTATAGATAATGCCCCGGAACAGCGTTTCTTCAATGATGGGGGCTAGGATTCCAGCTAAGATAAGATTTAAGCAGAAGGTCACTAGATTAACATTACTTAATAATTTGATATAGACATCCGTATCGGGCGGGGTAAACCCTCTTTCCAATAGGTAAGTTGCATAAAGAATATTCACAACCCAAGTGAGGATATAAAGGACAAGGACACTTCCTAAGTATCTTTTTTGTACATTCTGCCATCCAAAATCACTCCAGCTCCACTTACGCGTGCGCATGATAAACAAAATGATCATCAAGAACATCCCTTGCGTCATAAAACCATTTATATAAAGGAGGACGCGCTCATACTCCCACCAACTAGCTACCCAAGCCATAATAAAACCAAGCACTAGGTAAAGAAAGGCAATCCCTAAAAGAGCATAGAGCAATTCAACCCAAGTTAACTTCCTTGGCCCTGTCACGACCTCATCCTTTTCGGATGGAACACTATTGAACTCCTGAGTCGGATCGATCAGGCTCACCTCCCCTTCTACTTCAAATGACCCTCACCAAATGCCATAGAATAATTCCTCGCAATTAATATTAGGAATTGTAGCTTATTTCCGATGATAATGTAAATACTAACTCTATTCAATCCTCTTTTCATTGTAAACCAAAGCACTCGGGAGGTCAAAATGAGTATTATAGTTAAGCATCATCATTTATGTATTCCTATCTCAGATTACCTTGAACAGGTTGCCGATTTCACCAATCCTTGGGACGAAAGAGCATACCAGTCTTTTATTCAACACCACCTATATGAAACACTCGACGAAGGTATCGTCGGCATGGTTCGTGAGCATCGAGATCATGAATATGTTTACCTTGATGCCGCTATTCGTTATCCCCTCGAAAATCAAACATTAAAATGACTGCTGACTGACAAACAACTTCTTCACGTGAAAGAGGACGTAGCGAAACTAATTCGCTACGTCCTCTTTTAGGTTTAATTAAAGGAATCTAATGGTGATACTATTTTATTACACCGTTTAGCTTATCAAGTCTACTCTTGTTAGTAGCCACAACATAGATTACTGCTGCGTAGAATACAACAAGAATAATCGAACCTAGGTTGAACGGTCCCTTTGAACTCCAGTACAGAAGTGAATAACCAACTGAACCAGGAATTAGGGCATAGTAGAGGAAGAATATGAAGGTCTTTCTGATGACATCCCCTTCACGTCCTAAGAAACCAACCACCGCCGAAGCAGCGACAACGTTGTGAATACAGATAACATTACCTGCTGCACCGCCAATTGCTTGGAGAGCCACAACCCAAATCGGCCAAGTGTTTGCCATCGGAGCAAGAGCAGAATTACCTTCCACAATCAGTTGAGCAGTCTGGAACTGGAACAACGAGAAGGTCATATTGCTGACGGTATTGGAACCGGCAACGAAAGCACCTAAGCCACCGATAATCGGGGCAAACATCGGCCACATTCCACCGGCTAATGAATAAGTAGCTTCAGCCAGTGCATATGGCATACTGAGGAATCCGGCAGCTCCACCACCGGAGTTGATGAATACTTGAACCATGGGAACGGTAAAAATCAAGGCTACACTGGCACCTGCAGTAACTTTAACGGCTTGTGCCCAAGCTTTTTTGTAAGCATCCATCTTCATACCATGAACCAAGAAGGTCAAGAAGGAAACAATGATAAAGATGGTACCTGGGGAATAAAGGATTGCCCATTTCTCTGCTAATCCGCCAATGGGAGGATAGGTGATAATTACAGAGTTCAGCCAAGCTTTAAGCGGCAGAATAAGACGCGTTATAAGGATCAGGGCAGCTACAAAAACGTAAGGACTCCATGCCATAAATGTGGACATGCCACCGGGCTTTTCCACATAATGAACTTCAACACTACCTGACCAAGATGGATCCCATTCTTTTTTGTCGATGAAATCCCATGTATCCTCTTCTTTAGGAGTGAGGAACTTTCTCTTAGCAGCAAAGATAACGATAGCGAGTCCGATGAGACCTCCAAGCATGGAGGTTAACTCGTAGTTTACGAAGCGATTGATCAGAACATAAGGAATTGTAAAAGCAAGGGCACTAAACAAAGCGAAAGGCCAAATTGCTATACCCTCAGACCAAGACTTGTTCTTGCCAAAGTATCTGGTCATGAAAGCGACAACGAAAAGAGGTGTTAAGAAACCACCGACAAAGTGCAAAAGCGCTACATTATGAGCAAACAAGGCGATGAATTGATCATAATAAGCAATGGTATCTAGTTTGCCAGCCGCATCGACAATGGGAATGCCGATCTGAGCTGCAAATTCATTAACCCCAGCGTCAGATCCAGTTCCTAGTCCGGTACCAACTCCTACACGAATGGGGGTACCGATTGCTCCGAAGGAAACAGGGGTACTCTGAATCATCATACCAGCGATAACCGCTGCAAAGGCCGGGAAGCCAAGACCTAACATCAAAGGAACTGCTACAGCTGCAGGAGTACCGAAGCCGGAAGCACCTTCAATGAAAGAACCAAATAACCAAGCCACGATGATTACCTGTACGCGTCTGTCTGCAGAAACTCCGATAAGACTTTGGCGAATCTGTGCCAATCCACCCGACTCCATCAGAGTATAAAGAACAAGAACAGATCCGAAGATGATATAAAGGAGGGTAATCGATACCCCGAGACCTTTGATTGATCCACCAAGGATCTGCATGCCAGGTAATTTCCATGCAAATAATGCAACAAGTACAACTGTAATATACGAAAGAGGCATCGCTTTACTTGCTGGCCATCTTAAGCCAACAAGGAAAATTGCCACAACTATGATTGGCAATAAGGCCAAAAATCCTTGCATTAGAATACTCATTAATGTACCTCCCCAAAGATAATTTTTTTAATAGTTGATACGATTTACTTTGAATACTACTAACCATTTAAAAAGTAATTAAAAATTCAAGTTAATCTTGGGCATAGTAATATTTCCAAGTAAAATCTGAATGATAACTATTGTCTCCCCTTCCTCTTAGATAAATACATTCAATATTCAGTTTTATCCAGTCACTATAAAATCTTTTCTTTAAAGCATCACCCCCTTCAATATGAAATCAGATGAGGATATTCATTGTATAATCTGATGTTTACTTTTATTATTTGCCATTTTTAATAATTATAATCCTCTCGATCTCCGCTATATTTCAAGCATAGCTTCCTTGATTAGAGTGGCAATACTTCATCACTTAAGTTCCCGAAGTATTAGACTACTTATAATAATCTGAATCTTATGTTTATAGTTACTTTTAATTCGATGAGTTTATGTCATATTCCTTCTTCGTGAAATAAATTATTTCTAAAAATTTTAATTATTTTTTCAATTAAGCTTATTCATGTTAATTGACCTACATAGGATTGTCAGACCAGACACGAAGACAAAAAAAAATTAAGACACTGCCGGTTATAATTCGACGGATTATTGTCAAATCCTTCTCACTAATTCGTCTTTTTAAAATAATCTATTATTTTTTGTATTATCTAAATATTGTGATTGTGAGAACAATGACAATAAAAAGGAGAACCACTTATATAGACTTAAGTAGTTCTCATAGTTGCAGTATTATTTAATGCTCACACTTCTTTAGTTAGTTAGATATTCTTTCGATAAGGTCTAGGAAATTAGGGAAAGAAACGGATGCAGCTTCCATGCCTTCTAAACTCAACCCTTCTTTAGATAACAGCCCCGCTACTACCCAGGCCATAGCTAAGCGGTGATCCCCATAACTGGAAGCTCGCCCGCCTTTTAGTTGGGAAATACCTTTAATCTGCAACCCATCGTGAAGCTCCTGGATATCTGCCCCTAGAGCCTCCATTCCTTGAGCCACCATTGCGATTCGATCGGTCTCTTTTACTCGAAGCTCAGCCGCATCGCGAATCATGGTCACCCCTTTAGCCAAGCTAGCCGCAACAGCGAGGATGGGAATCTCGTCAATAAGGCGGGGTATCATCGCGCCCTGGATTTCAATCCCATGAAGCTGGGCTGGTCGGACCCGCAGATTGGCACGGGGTTCACCACACTCTTCCCTTTCATCTTCCACTTGAATATCAGCACCCATCTGCCAAAGGGCATCGAGAATACCGGTGCGCGTTTTATTCATTCCTACATTTTGGATTAGGAGCTCTCCCTGAGAGACTAGGCTTCCTAAAACTAGAAAAAAGGCAGCCGAAGAAATATCTCCAGGTATAGAAACTTCTTGTCCTAATAGTTTAGCCCCACCCTTTATCTTGGCCGTATTCCCCTCACTAATCACAGGAACTCCAAATCCCCTGAGCATCCGTTCCGTATGATCCCGGGAAAGGAATGGCTCCGTAACTGTAGTTTCCCCTTGAGCATTAAGCCCCGCCAGAAGAATGGCGGATTTCACTTGAGCTGAAGCCACAGGGGAATGAAATTGAATTCCCAGCAAAGAGCCACCTTGAATCGTTAAGGGAGCATATTTCCCATCTTGGCGGCCCAAAATCCGAGCACCCATCTCTTGTAAAGGCATGGTGACCCGTCCCATAGGTCTTGACCGTATGGAGGAATCTCCAGTTAACGTCACACTGAAGGGACAACCTGATAAAACACCTAAAATGAGGCGCATTGTAGTTCCGGAGTTTCCCACGTCTAAAACATCTTGGGGTTCACGCCAATGCTCAAACCCCTGCCCGTTGATCCAGACCTCGGTATCCTTTCGTTCCCATTCTACCCCTAGCTTTCTCAAACACTCAAGTGTACTTAAACAATCTTGTCCAGGCAAGAAATTTGTAAGGTGGGTTTCACCTTGGGCCATACCCCCAAACAAAGCCGCCCTATGGGATATGGACTTATCCCCCGGAACTTGAATTTCGCCCTGTACTTTCTTGATTGGATGAATGCGAATTCCTTTTACCCTGTTGTTATGCATCGTGTTCTTACCTCCGGTTTAACACTCGACCTCGGGCCCCTTGAGCTCTCTCAAATACGCGGATGATCTCCTCACCATTAGAATGTTCTATAACGCCTCGGATTTCCTTAAGTTTTTCCTCCCAGATATCTAAAGAGTAAAGGATGGCAGAAGCATTGCGGAGGAGGATTTCTCTCCACATCTCAGGAGAACTATCCACAAGGCGAGTGATTTCTCTAAAGCTACGACCTGCTAGTTCGAGAGGTTTTCCTTCAGGAAAACCTTCAGAAGCAGCTAAGGCCAAAGCAAGGGACAACAAATGGGGCACATGACTGACGAGTGCAACTTCGTGGTCGTGTTCTTCATACTCGCGAAAAATAACCCTTGCCCCAAGGCTCTGAACTAAGCTTGAAAATTGATTAACTAATTCTTGCGGACAGTCCTGGTGAGGAGTAAGCACATAAGGATAACCATTGAATAGGTCCGGACTAGAATATCTAAATCCGCGCTGTTCCGATCCTGCCATAGGATGTCCACCAATAAAGTAAACTGACTCTAGGTTCTCTGTTGCCTGACAGATTTCTCTTTTTATGCTTCCTACATCCGTTATGAGTGAACCTGCAGGGATTCGTCCCCTAATCTCTGTAACCGTACCTGCTAAAAGGGTGATGGGGGTAGCTAGTATGATTAAATCCACATCCAAGTTTTCTGGCAGTGATGGCCATCCCTCAAGGATCCACTCTCGAGATTTTGCCGCCTCCAAACTTTCTCCGTCACATTCGACAGCGCTAACAGACCATCCTTTTCCTGTCAAGGCTCCAGCCCACGATCCTCCGATCAATCCAAGGCCGATGATACAAGCCCGCGGCTTTCTTTCTCCTGTCCATCCTTTGGACAGAACAGGTTTTTGCATCTTCTCCATGACTATCGAGCTCCCTTTACCGGTCTTCCCAGTGCATCAGCTAATTTCTTCAATTCGTCCATCATCGTGGTAAAATTGGGGACGGTTAAGGATTGCTTGCCATCTGATACAGCTTTTTCCGGGTTAGGATGTACCTCAACAATGATTCCGTCAGCTCCGGCTGCGACCGCTGCTTTCGCCATAGAAGGAACCAAATTCCAGCGGCCGGTCCCATGACTAGGATCAACGATGACCGGAAGGTGTGATAATGAATGAAGAGCGGGAACCATACTTAAATCCAATGTATTCCTCGTATAGTTCTCAAAGGTGCGAATCCCTCGTTCACAGAACATGACTTGGTAGTTGCCGCCATCCATGATGTATTCTGCAGCCATCATCCATTCTTCTAGAGTCGCTGAGGGTCCTCGTTTTAAGAGTACAGGCCTATTGGTTTTAGCTACTTCCTTGAGCAGGATAAAATTCTGCATATTACGGGCCCCGATTTGGAGGATATCCGTATAGTGGGCAACGAGTTCAACATCGCGCACGTCCACCACTTCCGTTACAACTAGAAGTCCCGTTTCTTCCCTTGCCTCCGCCAGAAGCTTTAACCCTTCTTCCTCTAATCCCTGAAAAGCATAGGGTGAAGTGCGGGGTTTGAAAGCTCCTCCTCTTAGGAAGGTTGCCCCAGCTTCTTTCACAGCATGGGCAGTCTCAAGAATTTGGGATCGGCTTTCTACACT from Desulfitobacterium dichloroeliminans LMG P-21439 encodes the following:
- the aroA gene encoding 3-phosphoshikimate 1-carboxyvinyltransferase, whose translation is MHNNRVKGIRIHPIKKVQGEIQVPGDKSISHRAALFGGMAQGETHLTNFLPGQDCLSTLECLRKLGVEWERKDTEVWINGQGFEHWREPQDVLDVGNSGTTMRLILGVLSGCPFSVTLTGDSSIRSRPMGRVTMPLQEMGARILGRQDGKYAPLTIQGGSLLGIQFHSPVASAQVKSAILLAGLNAQGETTVTEPFLSRDHTERMLRGFGVPVISEGNTAKIKGGAKLLGQEVSIPGDISSAAFFLVLGSLVSQGELLIQNVGMNKTRTGILDALWQMGADIQVEDEREECGEPRANLRVRPAQLHGIEIQGAMIPRLIDEIPILAVAASLAKGVTMIRDAAELRVKETDRIAMVAQGMEALGADIQELHDGLQIKGISQLKGGRASSYGDHRLAMAWVVAGLLSKEGLSLEGMEAASVSFPNFLDLIERISN
- a CDS encoding prephenate dehydrogenase; translated protein: MEKMQKPVLSKGWTGERKPRACIIGLGLIGGSWAGALTGKGWSVSAVECDGESLEAAKSREWILEGWPSLPENLDVDLIILATPITLLAGTVTEIRGRIPAGSLITDVGSIKREICQATENLESVYFIGGHPMAGSEQRGFRYSSPDLFNGYPYVLTPHQDCPQELVNQFSSLVQSLGARVIFREYEEHDHEVALVSHVPHLLSLALALAASEGFPEGKPLELAGRSFREITRLVDSSPEMWREILLRNASAILYSLDIWEEKLKEIRGVIEHSNGEEIIRVFERAQGARGRVLNRR
- a CDS encoding L-lactate permease, whose protein sequence is MSILMQGFLALLPIIVVAIFLVGLRWPASKAMPLSYITVVLVALFAWKLPGMQILGGSIKGLGVSITLLYIIFGSVLVLYTLMESGGLAQIRQSLIGVSADRRVQVIIVAWLFGSFIEGASGFGTPAAVAVPLMLGLGFPAFAAVIAGMMIQSTPVSFGAIGTPIRVGVGTGLGTGSDAGVNEFAAQIGIPIVDAAGKLDTIAYYDQFIALFAHNVALLHFVGGFLTPLFVVAFMTRYFGKNKSWSEGIAIWPFALFSALAFTIPYVLINRFVNYELTSMLGGLIGLAIVIFAAKRKFLTPKEEDTWDFIDKKEWDPSWSGSVEVHYVEKPGGMSTFMAWSPYVFVAALILITRLILPLKAWLNSVIITYPPIGGLAEKWAILYSPGTIFIIVSFLTFLVHGMKMDAYKKAWAQAVKVTAGASVALIFTVPMVQVFINSGGGAAGFLSMPYALAEATYSLAGGMWPMFAPIIGGLGAFVAGSNTVSNMTFSLFQFQTAQLIVEGNSALAPMANTWPIWVVALQAIGGAAGNVICIHNVVAASAVVGFLGREGDVIRKTFIFFLYYALIPGSVGYSLLYWSSKGPFNLGSIILVVFYAAVIYVVATNKSRLDKLNGVIK
- the aroF gene encoding 3-deoxy-7-phosphoheptulonate synthase, with translation MIIVLKRGTSEAQVQKINERLNEEGFKVHLSQGVEKIIVGAIGDRSRLEALDLEAIPWVEKVVPILAPYKLVSREFQSENTIIKIGEHEIGGEEIHVMAGPCSVESRSQILETAHAVKEAGATFLRGGAFKPRTSPYAFQGLEEEGLKLLAEAREETGLLVVTEVVDVRDVELVAHYTDILQIGARNMQNFILLKEVAKTNRPVLLKRGPSATLEEWMMAAEYIMDGGNYQVMFCERGIRTFENYTRNTLDLSMVPALHSLSHLPVIVDPSHGTGRWNLVPSMAKAAVAAGADGIIVEVHPNPEKAVSDGKQSLTVPNFTTMMDELKKLADALGRPVKGAR
- a CDS encoding CPBP family intramembrane glutamic endopeptidase; translation: MDPTQEFNSVPSEKDEVVTGPRKLTWVELLYALLGIAFLYLVLGFIMAWVASWWEYERVLLYINGFMTQGMFLMIILFIMRTRKWSWSDFGWQNVQKRYLGSVLVLYILTWVVNILYATYLLERGFTPPDTDVYIKLLSNVNLVTFCLNLILAGILAPIIEETLFRGIIYRSLNTYMGKWTAAAISAAIFSGLHLQSYGFIPRFILGMVLAFLVMKYNSIKPSVALHALNNSVALLLAALAGGF
- a CDS encoding lysophospholipid acyltransferase family protein; translated protein: MSLYSFLKKVFRLQFRVMGWKVHGVENFPKNGPAILVSNHVSVWDPVVAACSVPLEVSFMAKEELFSNVLLGRIFQSLGAFPVKRGQGDTSAIRNSLKVLKEGKVLGLFPEGTRSKSGELQKGFSGMVLLMEKSQAPIVPMRVNGTQNLLTRGWGQIEVIVGTPISPEQLKAPEGVENRREWAADQIMKAIDHLTV
- the cmk gene encoding (d)CMP kinase; this translates as MKDNLQVAIDGPAGAGKSTIAKGIAKRLGLFYVDTGAMYRAITHKALSLNIPLDQESAIVDMAWQSDITLDHTEARRVYCDGQDITEALRTPEVSRNVSVIAAYAGVRERLVDLQRREALRGAVVMDGRDIGTYVLPEANLKIFLTATSEERAKRRWLELQKAGKMVSFEEVHQDMQIRDQTDQQREVSPLVPAADAIMLDTTGLGVEEIIERIISLINN